Proteins from a single region of Salipiger sp. H15:
- a CDS encoding MAPEG family protein, whose product MTPELLALTLASLLQVAQMALYSVLAQAQVGPRYAASARDEPRVLTGCAGRAQRAMNNHFEGLLLFAIAVAVLTYTDKAGSFTAQLALLYLAARIAYVPAYLFGWAPWRSLIWFVGFVATTLMLLLALLP is encoded by the coding sequence ATGACGCCGGAACTTCTTGCACTGACCCTCGCAAGCCTGCTGCAGGTCGCCCAGATGGCGCTCTACTCGGTGCTGGCCCAGGCCCAGGTCGGGCCGCGCTACGCCGCCTCGGCGCGCGACGAGCCGCGCGTGCTCACCGGCTGCGCCGGGCGCGCCCAGCGGGCGATGAACAACCATTTCGAGGGGCTGCTGCTCTTCGCCATCGCCGTGGCGGTGCTCACCTACACCGACAAGGCCGGCAGCTTCACCGCGCAGCTCGCGCTGCTCTACCTCGCGGCGCGGATCGCCTATGTCCCGGCCTATCTCTTCGGCTGGGCGCCCTGGCGCTCGCTGATCTGGTTCGTCGGCTTTGTCGCGACGACCCTGATGCTGCTGCTGGCGCTGCTCCCATGA
- the lpdA gene encoding dihydrolipoyl dehydrogenase, with product MAQYDVIVIGAGPGGYVAAIRCAQLGLKTACVEGRETLGGTCLNVGCIPSKALLHASHQLHEAEHNFAKMGLKGAAPKVDWKQMLAYKDDVIGQNTKGIEFLFKKNKIDWLKGWGSIPEAGKVKVGDEVHETKNIIIATGSVPASVPGAEVAVDEKIVVTSTGALELGKIPKKMVVIGAGVIGLEMGSVYSRLGTEVEVIEFLDAITPGMDAEVQKTFQKMLTKQGLKFTMGAAVSKVETKGGKATVTYKLRKDESEHSTEADVVLCATGRAPYTDGLGLEALGVTLTKRGQIETDGHWQTAVKGIYAIGDAIEGPMLAHKAEDEGMACAEVIAGKAGHVNYDVIPGVIYTHPEVASVGKTEEQLKAEGRAYKVGKFSFMGNGRAKAVFAGDGFVKLIVDKETDRVLGCHIIGPSAGDLIHEICVAMEFGASAEDVALTCHAHPTFSEAVREAALACGDGAIHA from the coding sequence ATGGCACAATACGACGTCATCGTGATCGGCGCCGGACCCGGCGGCTATGTCGCCGCCATCCGCTGCGCCCAGCTCGGCCTCAAGACCGCCTGCGTCGAGGGCCGCGAAACCCTCGGCGGCACCTGCCTCAACGTCGGCTGCATCCCCTCGAAGGCCCTGCTGCACGCATCGCACCAGCTGCACGAGGCAGAGCACAACTTCGCCAAGATGGGCCTCAAGGGCGCCGCGCCCAAGGTCGACTGGAAGCAGATGCTCGCCTACAAGGACGACGTGATCGGCCAGAACACCAAGGGCATCGAATTCCTGTTCAAGAAGAACAAGATCGACTGGCTCAAGGGCTGGGGCTCGATCCCCGAGGCCGGCAAGGTCAAGGTCGGTGACGAGGTCCACGAGACCAAAAACATCATCATCGCCACCGGCTCCGTGCCCGCCTCCGTACCGGGCGCCGAGGTCGCGGTCGACGAGAAGATCGTCGTGACCTCCACCGGCGCGCTGGAACTCGGCAAGATCCCCAAGAAGATGGTCGTCATCGGCGCCGGCGTGATCGGCCTCGAGATGGGCTCGGTCTACTCGCGCCTCGGCACCGAGGTCGAGGTGATCGAATTCCTCGACGCCATCACCCCCGGCATGGACGCCGAGGTGCAGAAGACCTTCCAGAAGATGCTCACCAAGCAGGGCCTCAAGTTCACCATGGGCGCGGCCGTGTCGAAGGTCGAGACCAAGGGCGGCAAGGCCACGGTGACCTACAAGCTGCGCAAGGACGAGTCCGAGCACAGCACCGAGGCGGACGTGGTGCTCTGCGCCACCGGCCGCGCGCCCTACACCGACGGTCTCGGCCTCGAGGCGCTCGGCGTGACGCTGACCAAGCGCGGCCAGATCGAGACCGACGGCCACTGGCAGACCGCCGTGAAGGGCATCTACGCCATCGGCGACGCCATCGAGGGCCCGATGCTGGCCCACAAGGCCGAGGACGAGGGCATGGCCTGCGCCGAGGTCATCGCCGGCAAGGCCGGCCACGTGAACTACGACGTGATCCCGGGCGTGATCTACACCCACCCCGAGGTCGCCTCGGTCGGCAAGACCGAAGAGCAGCTCAAGGCCGAGGGCCGCGCCTACAAGGTCGGCAAGTTCTCCTTCATGGGCAACGGCCGCGCCAAGGCCGTCTTCGCCGGTGACGGCTTCGTCAAGCTGATCGTCGACAAGGAAACCGACCGCGTTCTGGGTTGCCACATCATCGGCCCGTCGGCCGGCGATCTCATCCACGAGATCTGCGTGGCGATGGAATTCGGCGCCTCGGCCGAGGACGTCGCGCTGACCTGCCACGCCCACCCGACCTTCTCGGAAGCGGTGCGCGAGGCGGCCCTCGCCTGCGGCGACGGCGCGATCCACGCCTGA
- a CDS encoding SDR family oxidoreductase, which yields MLTGQTIIVTGASSGIGEAAARLLGREGANVVLGARRGARLEALAQEIRAAGGAAEYLAGEVADPAYAAAKAGLIGFTQVLAAEHGPENIRVNALLPGGTMTEMAGSDPGFHEIVRNMHALKRIAAPEEIARAALFLLSDQSSFVTGSAMLADGGNSILKM from the coding sequence ATGCTGACGGGACAGACGATCATCGTGACGGGCGCAAGCAGCGGCATCGGCGAGGCCGCCGCCCGGCTGCTGGGACGTGAAGGCGCAAACGTCGTGCTCGGCGCCCGGCGCGGGGCCCGGCTCGAGGCGCTGGCGCAGGAGATCCGCGCGGCGGGCGGCGCGGCGGAATACCTCGCCGGGGAGGTCGCCGATCCCGCCTATGCTGCCGCCAAGGCCGGGCTCATCGGGTTCACGCAGGTGCTTGCCGCCGAGCACGGGCCCGAGAACATCCGCGTCAACGCGCTGCTTCCCGGCGGCACGATGACCGAAATGGCGGGCAGCGATCCCGGCTTCCACGAGATCGTCCGCAACATGCACGCGCTGAAACGCATCGCCGCCCCCGAGGAAATCGCCCGCGCCGCGCTGTTCCTCCTGTCGGACCAGTCCTCCTTCGTCACCGGCAGCGCCATGCTCGCGGACGGCGGCAACTCGATCCTCAAGATGTGA
- a CDS encoding YdeI/OmpD-associated family protein, whose amino-acid sequence MITDSNEYFARGCGRCARFDTADCATRLWAEGLAALREICLASGLRETAKWGHPVYVEGERNVALIGAFRSEFTLGFFNPALMTDPEGVLERQGPNTRHPNVLRFTSAAQVARMRPTLEAYLAEAKGYAAQGIRPPKDETELELPEELVSALDADPELAEAFAALTPGRQKSHVLQIDGAKKPETRLARIEKLRPKILAGKGALDR is encoded by the coding sequence ATGATCACCGACAGCAACGAGTATTTCGCCAGGGGCTGCGGCCGCTGCGCCCGCTTCGACACCGCCGATTGCGCCACCCGGCTCTGGGCCGAAGGGCTCGCCGCGCTGCGCGAGATCTGCCTTGCTTCGGGTCTTCGGGAAACCGCGAAATGGGGCCATCCGGTCTACGTAGAGGGCGAGCGCAACGTCGCCCTGATCGGCGCCTTCCGCAGCGAGTTCACGCTGGGCTTCTTCAACCCCGCGCTGATGACCGACCCCGAGGGCGTGCTCGAGCGGCAGGGGCCCAACACCCGCCACCCGAACGTGCTCCGCTTCACCTCGGCCGCGCAGGTCGCGCGGATGCGCCCCACGCTCGAGGCCTACCTTGCCGAAGCGAAGGGCTATGCCGCGCAGGGCATCCGCCCGCCGAAGGACGAGACCGAGCTCGAGCTGCCCGAGGAGCTCGTCTCCGCGCTCGACGCCGACCCGGAGCTGGCCGAGGCCTTCGCCGCGCTGACGCCGGGGCGGCAGAAGAGCCACGTCCTCCAGATCGACGGCGCCAAGAAGCCCGAGACCCGCCTCGCGCGGATCGAGAAGTTGCGGCCGAAGATCCTCGCCGGCAAGGGCGCGCTGGATCGCTGA
- a CDS encoding intradiol ring-cleavage dioxygenase has translation MSDFIKRPSRRALLSGLAVSPIAVAGIGSFTSSARAQAQAAGLISANVCMVMPEVTEGPYYLDEALLRSDITEGREGVPMRLRLQVVTAECAPVEGARVDVWHCDAAGNYSGYASQGSDGTNDTEGETFLRGTQMTGADGVAEFRSIYPGWYRGRTTHVHYKVFLDERTVLTSQIFFPDALSQYLFQSVPPYNDRSAERDTMNGNDGIAKQAGEGAYAAIREQYDFYDAALVVGIDPSATSAEGGMGAGGPPPGGERPDGPPPGGVGGPDQGGSAEVFIPGRTASE, from the coding sequence ATGTCGGATTTCATCAAGCGCCCCAGTCGCCGCGCCCTGCTGAGCGGGCTCGCGGTCTCGCCGATCGCGGTCGCCGGGATCGGCTCCTTCACCAGCTCGGCCCGCGCGCAGGCGCAGGCGGCGGGGCTCATCTCGGCCAATGTCTGCATGGTCATGCCGGAGGTGACTGAGGGGCCCTATTACCTCGACGAGGCGCTGCTGCGGTCCGACATCACCGAGGGCCGCGAGGGGGTGCCGATGCGGCTGCGGCTGCAGGTGGTGACGGCCGAGTGCGCCCCGGTCGAGGGCGCGCGGGTCGATGTCTGGCACTGCGACGCGGCGGGCAACTACTCGGGCTACGCCAGCCAGGGCAGCGACGGCACCAACGACACCGAGGGCGAGACCTTCCTGCGCGGCACGCAGATGACCGGCGCGGACGGGGTGGCGGAGTTCCGCAGCATCTACCCCGGCTGGTACCGCGGCCGCACCACGCACGTGCATTACAAGGTCTTCCTCGACGAGCGCACCGTGCTGACCAGCCAGATCTTCTTCCCCGACGCGCTGAGCCAGTACCTCTTCCAGTCGGTGCCGCCCTACAACGACCGCAGCGCCGAGCGCGACACGATGAACGGGAACGACGGCATCGCCAAGCAGGCGGGCGAGGGCGCCTATGCCGCGATCCGCGAGCAGTACGATTTCTACGACGCGGCGCTGGTGGTGGGGATCGACCCCTCGGCGACCTCGGCCGAGGGCGGCATGGGGGCGGGCGGTCCGCCGCCGGGCGGAGAGCGTCCGGACGGTCCGCCCCCGGGCGGCGTGGGCGGCCCGGATCAGGGCGGCAGCGCCGAGGTGTTCATCCCGGGGCGGACGGCAAGCGAGTAG